A window of Prolixibacter sp. SD074 contains these coding sequences:
- a CDS encoding UbiA-like polyprenyltransferase produces the protein MRTHYFCLAFALIGFTLAITQTTSVFRWEELIAVLLCMVFARNTAMGFNRYLDREIDAENPRTAKREIPAGIVRPRNAAVFVTINAILFIATTWFINQLVFFLSPIALIVVMGYSYMKRVTPLCHFVLSAGLALAPIGAYLAVTGKFALVPILFSFIVFFWVSGFDIIYASQDVVFDREKGLNSVPVLLGVKKALRFSAFIHVLAAIMVVWAGIDLHANWLYWTGAAIFVGLLTYQQSIVKHDDLSKVGLAFGTTNGVASVIFAVFVITSLYI, from the coding sequence ATTCGAACACACTATTTTTGCCTTGCCTTTGCGCTTATCGGCTTTACGCTGGCCATTACCCAAACAACATCTGTTTTTCGCTGGGAAGAGTTGATCGCTGTTTTGCTTTGCATGGTTTTTGCCCGGAACACCGCCATGGGCTTCAACCGGTATCTCGATCGTGAAATTGATGCGGAAAATCCACGCACAGCCAAACGTGAAATTCCTGCCGGTATCGTTAGGCCTCGCAATGCTGCTGTATTTGTTACCATCAATGCCATTCTGTTTATTGCCACCACATGGTTTATCAACCAGCTGGTATTTTTCCTGTCGCCAATTGCCCTGATCGTAGTGATGGGGTACAGTTACATGAAGCGCGTCACGCCGCTTTGCCATTTTGTATTGAGCGCCGGACTGGCATTGGCCCCCATTGGCGCCTATCTGGCCGTAACCGGAAAATTCGCATTGGTTCCCATCCTTTTCTCGTTTATTGTTTTTTTCTGGGTCAGCGGTTTCGATATCATTTATGCTTCGCAGGATGTAGTGTTCGACCGTGAAAAAGGGTTGAACAGTGTTCCGGTTTTACTTGGCGTGAAGAAAGCATTAAGGTTCTCAGCATTCATTCATGTACTGGCAGCCATCATGGTAGTATGGGCCGGTATTGATTTGCATGCCAACTGGTTGTATTGGACAGGGGCTGCCATTTTCGTTGGATTGCTTACTTATCAGCAAAGCATTGTGAAACACGACGACCTGAGTAAAGTGGGACTGGCTTTTGGAACCACCAACGGTGTGGCCAGTGTTATCTTCGCCGTTTTTGTGATTACCTCACTTTACATTTAA